A window of the Gemmatirosa kalamazoonensis genome harbors these coding sequences:
- a CDS encoding M23 family metallopeptidase, protein MRRLLLLLVSTAACGVEYRPGDGHSGSSTGATTSVAARDTVVRVDTVVRVDTVWLARDSLWALDPSAGGDSAAAVRVDSAPPPPAASDLDALRARRLIVPVQGVAASSLRSNFAEKRGGGRPHQALDIMAPRGTPVLSADDGRVAKLFTSKAGGLTVYVVSPDGRFMYYYAHLDHYRDGLAEGATVKKGDVLAYVGSTGDASPDAPHLHFAIARVTDPKQWWGGTPIDPYPLLAPSGP, encoded by the coding sequence ATGCGACGACTCCTCCTGCTGCTGGTCTCGACGGCCGCGTGCGGCGTCGAGTACCGGCCCGGCGACGGGCACTCGGGCAGCTCCACCGGGGCGACCACCTCGGTCGCCGCGCGCGACACCGTCGTCCGCGTCGACACGGTGGTCCGCGTCGACACCGTGTGGCTCGCGCGCGACTCGCTCTGGGCGCTCGACCCGAGCGCCGGCGGCGACTCGGCGGCCGCGGTGCGCGTCGACTCCGCGCCGCCCCCGCCGGCGGCGTCCGATCTCGACGCGCTGCGCGCGCGGCGGCTCATCGTGCCGGTGCAGGGCGTGGCCGCGTCGTCGCTGCGGAGCAACTTCGCCGAGAAGCGGGGCGGCGGCCGGCCGCATCAGGCGCTCGACATCATGGCGCCGCGCGGCACGCCGGTCCTGTCGGCCGACGACGGGCGCGTCGCGAAGCTGTTCACGAGCAAGGCCGGCGGGCTCACGGTGTACGTCGTGAGCCCCGACGGCCGCTTCATGTACTACTACGCGCACCTCGACCACTACCGGGACGGCCTGGCCGAGGGCGCGACGGTGAAGAAGGGCGACGTGCTCGCCTACGTCGGCTCCACCGGCGACGCGTCGCCGGACGCGCCGCACCTCCATTTCGCGATCGCCCGCGTCACCGACCCGAAGCAGTGGTGGGGCGGGACGCCGATCGATCCGTATCCGCTGCTCGCCCCGTCCGGTCCCTGA
- the flgC gene encoding flagellar basal body rod protein FlgC codes for MPDFPSSRPIGLLPAILPQSPVRPMFRSLALAASGLSAQRQRIETIASNLANAETTRTDGGGPYKRKVTVLQAASADTDRFGVPQTAATLGTTAPPNVPPFGVPAFQVPGLSVGGLGGDDPRNITVPALPSDDGQHGVRVAQIAEDASEGPLVYDPGHPDADANGYVRYPNVRVSDEMVDLLDAKRIYEANATVFQSAKAMLKSAISI; via the coding sequence ATGCCCGATTTCCCGAGCTCCCGCCCGATCGGCCTCCTGCCGGCGATCCTGCCGCAGTCGCCGGTCCGGCCGATGTTCCGCTCGCTCGCCCTCGCGGCGAGCGGCCTCTCCGCCCAGCGCCAGCGCATCGAGACGATCGCGAGCAACCTCGCGAACGCCGAGACGACGCGGACCGACGGCGGCGGGCCGTACAAGCGGAAGGTGACCGTGCTCCAGGCCGCGTCGGCGGACACGGACCGGTTCGGCGTGCCGCAGACCGCCGCCACGCTCGGCACGACGGCGCCGCCGAACGTGCCGCCGTTCGGGGTGCCGGCGTTCCAGGTCCCCGGCCTGTCGGTCGGTGGGCTCGGCGGGGACGATCCGCGGAACATCACCGTTCCGGCGCTTCCGAGCGACGACGGCCAGCACGGCGTGCGCGTCGCGCAGATCGCCGAGGACGCCTCCGAGGGCCCGCTCGTCTACGACCCCGGGCATCCCGACGCGGACGCGAACGGCTACGTGCGCTACCCGAACGTGCGCGTCTCGGACGAGATGGTCGATCTCCTCGACGCGAAGCGGATCTACGAGGCCAACGCGACGGTCTTCCAGTCGGCGAAGGCGATGCTCAAGTCGGCGATCTCGATCTGA
- a CDS encoding M13 family metallopeptidase codes for MSFRRSRFTALAAAAGLVTLPLGAQTASNPRPLDRTNMDTTCAACTDFFQFANGGWLKTAQIPAAYPRWGSFEMLADKNQLVLRQIVEESAAQKPVAVADRKGAAANVQKIGAFYRSCMDSATAERLGIDPVRPLLTRIDAIKTTDDVKRSLASLEADAGLAPFGSGAGPDAKNSKALIVIATQGGLGLPDRDVYLVDNPRFKQFRDAYVQHMVNLFTMAGMPVADAQADAQKVLALETKLAAAQMSRVQMRDPNAVYHKTTLAEFQKTTPNIDWAAFFKAQSAPAFTDINVMTPDYFKAVDSLLVKEPADAWRAYFRAHALHGAAGLLSAAFVNENFKFGQLFSGAKEMQPRWKRCTSATSAALSDPVGQEYVRRTFTEQDKARANAIVNNLRAALKERIEGLTWMSDATKRQALTKLAAFTQKIGYPDKWKDYSDLQIADGSYYANLQRVQEWGRARSWAKLNKPIDRTEWLMIPSEVNAYYRPDWNEIVFPAGILQFPFFNPQADDAVNYGAMGAVIGHEMSHGFDDQGRQFDAEGNLRDWWTADDAAKYKTQAQRVVEQFDGYTVVDSATHVKGQLTLGENIGDLGGLTIAYAAMEKALGNKPRTKIDGFTPEQRFFLGWAQVWRETMRPEAARNLVLTNVHSPGVWRVNGPLSNMPEFKAAWGCKDGDAMVRPAEKRAQIW; via the coding sequence ATGTCCTTCCGTCGTTCCCGCTTCACCGCGCTCGCCGCGGCCGCCGGTCTCGTCACCCTGCCGCTCGGCGCGCAGACCGCGTCGAACCCGCGGCCGCTCGACCGCACGAACATGGACACGACCTGCGCCGCGTGCACCGACTTCTTCCAGTTCGCGAACGGCGGCTGGCTGAAGACCGCGCAGATCCCGGCGGCGTACCCCCGCTGGGGCAGCTTCGAGATGCTGGCCGACAAGAACCAGCTCGTCCTGCGGCAGATCGTCGAGGAGTCGGCGGCGCAGAAGCCGGTGGCCGTGGCCGACCGGAAGGGCGCCGCGGCGAACGTGCAGAAGATCGGCGCGTTCTACCGCTCGTGCATGGACTCGGCGACGGCCGAGCGCCTCGGCATCGATCCCGTCCGGCCGCTGCTCACGCGCATCGACGCGATCAAGACGACCGACGACGTGAAGCGCTCGCTCGCCTCGCTCGAGGCGGACGCCGGGCTCGCGCCGTTCGGCTCCGGCGCCGGCCCCGACGCGAAGAACTCGAAGGCGCTCATCGTCATCGCCACGCAGGGCGGCCTCGGGCTCCCCGACCGCGACGTGTACCTCGTCGACAACCCGCGCTTCAAGCAGTTCCGCGACGCGTACGTGCAGCACATGGTGAACCTGTTCACCATGGCCGGCATGCCGGTCGCCGACGCGCAGGCCGACGCGCAGAAGGTGCTCGCGCTCGAGACGAAGCTCGCCGCCGCGCAGATGTCGCGCGTGCAGATGCGCGACCCGAACGCCGTCTACCACAAGACGACGCTCGCCGAGTTCCAGAAGACGACGCCGAACATCGATTGGGCGGCGTTCTTCAAGGCGCAGAGCGCGCCGGCGTTCACGGACATCAACGTGATGACGCCGGACTACTTCAAGGCGGTCGACTCGCTGCTCGTGAAGGAGCCCGCCGATGCGTGGCGCGCCTACTTCCGCGCGCACGCGCTGCACGGCGCGGCGGGGCTGCTGAGCGCCGCGTTCGTGAACGAGAACTTCAAGTTCGGGCAGCTGTTCTCCGGCGCGAAGGAGATGCAGCCGCGCTGGAAGCGGTGCACGAGCGCGACGAGCGCCGCGCTCTCGGATCCGGTGGGCCAGGAGTACGTGCGCCGCACGTTCACGGAGCAGGACAAGGCGCGCGCGAACGCGATCGTGAACAACCTCCGCGCCGCGCTGAAGGAGCGGATCGAGGGGCTCACGTGGATGAGCGACGCGACGAAGCGCCAGGCGCTCACGAAGCTCGCCGCGTTCACGCAGAAGATCGGCTACCCCGACAAGTGGAAGGACTACTCCGATCTCCAGATCGCCGACGGCTCGTACTACGCGAACCTGCAGCGCGTGCAGGAGTGGGGGCGCGCGCGGAGCTGGGCGAAGCTGAACAAGCCGATCGACCGCACCGAGTGGCTGATGATCCCGTCGGAGGTGAACGCGTACTACCGCCCCGACTGGAACGAGATCGTGTTCCCCGCGGGCATCCTCCAGTTCCCGTTCTTCAACCCGCAGGCCGACGACGCGGTGAACTACGGGGCGATGGGCGCCGTGATCGGCCACGAGATGTCGCACGGCTTCGACGACCAGGGCCGCCAGTTCGACGCCGAGGGCAACCTGCGCGACTGGTGGACGGCGGACGACGCCGCGAAGTACAAGACGCAGGCGCAGCGCGTCGTCGAGCAGTTCGACGGCTACACCGTGGTCGACTCGGCCACGCACGTGAAGGGGCAGCTCACGCTCGGTGAGAACATCGGCGACCTCGGTGGCCTCACGATCGCGTACGCGGCGATGGAGAAGGCGTTGGGCAACAAGCCGCGCACGAAGATCGACGGCTTCACGCCCGAGCAGCGCTTCTTCCTCGGGTGGGCGCAGGTGTGGCGCGAGACGATGCGGCCCGAGGCGGCGCGCAACCTCGTGCTCACGAACGTGCACTCGCCGGGGGTGTGGCGCGTGAACGGCCCGCTGTCCAACATGCCGGAGTTCAAGGCGGCGTGGGGCTGCAAGGACGGCGACGCGATGGTGCGGCCGGCGGAGAAGCGCGCGCAGATCTGGTGA